A window of Microcystis aeruginosa FD4 contains these coding sequences:
- a CDS encoding AbrB family transcriptional regulator: MNKTTNPEPLTGLELIEKVKQLGNLSKEEKARECGYYTMTKNGIERVNMMKFLNALIDAEGIDLDSSANGHGRGGRSASYRISVQSNNNLLIGSAYTKKMGLKPGDEFEITLGRKHIHLKQVGTSDDEE, encoded by the coding sequence ATGAACAAAACTACTAATCCAGAACCCCTGACCGGCCTCGAACTAATTGAGAAAGTTAAACAGCTAGGCAACCTCAGCAAAGAGGAAAAAGCCCGGGAATGCGGCTACTATACTATGACAAAAAATGGTATTGAACGCGTTAATATGATGAAGTTTCTCAATGCTTTAATCGATGCCGAGGGAATTGACTTAGATAGCAGTGCCAATGGCCACGGACGAGGTGGGCGCTCGGCCAGCTACCGGATCAGTGTCCAATCTAATAATAATCTCCTGATCGGTTCGGCCTACACCAAAAAAATGGGACTCAAACCGGGAGATGAATTTGAAATTACTTTGGGGAGAAAACATATTCATCTCAAGCAAGTTGGCACCAGCGACGACGAAGAATAG